The Papaver somniferum cultivar HN1 chromosome 3, ASM357369v1, whole genome shotgun sequence genome includes a region encoding these proteins:
- the LOC113360174 gene encoding F-box/kelch-repeat protein At1g57790-like, translated as MPPSTQKRVSNSTGYPYISPWLMFPKDNTYNFVDPVHDNEAYRVSFCESVQGATTHYQKDGWLLMSKKRKVFFCNPFTREIIRLPDLPDGYNISIICFEFSPITPGCMVFAVDQFAPMELGILIIMRSGDIWLPIDFPYTNVKKLMPLHGTAPILYKNGFYCVYCDGTLGVYDTMKNGGWSVLEKPKKIFKNDMHPNLLVECGGDLLLVKLGHLGAAVRIFRLDFSVMEWVKVETLGKYMLFISETSCLSSIAPNSRMEYMMCFPRVYLNGEGILLYSLETGSYHSSSSAENSLNIFYETEGWLSNCTWIQPNWSKCTQQELDWLKIIE; from the coding sequence ATGCCTCCTTCTACACAAAAACGGGTATCCAACTCAACTGGATATCCATACATATCTCCATGGCTGATGTTCCCTAAAGATAACACCTACAATTTCGTAGATCCAGTGCATGATAACGAGGCATACCGTGTGAGTTTCTGTGAATCAGTACAAGGTGCTACTACCCATTATCAAAAGGATGGTTGGCTACTAATGTCGAAAAAGAGAAAGGTATTCTTTTGCAATCCATTCACAAGAGAAATCATCAGACTTCCAGACTTGCCAGACGGTTATAACATTTCCATCATTTGTTTCGAGTTTTCACCGATTACTCCTGGCTGTATGGTTTTCGCCGTTGATCAATTTGCACCTATGGAGCTTGGTATCTTGATTATTATGAGGAGTGGTGATATTTGGCTTCCAATCGACTTTCCTTACACTAATGTGAAGAAGCTCATGCCATTACATGGTACTGCTCCAATATTGTACAAAAATGGtttctattgtgtatattgtgaCGGAACTTTAGGGGTTTATGACACTATGAAAAATGGCGGCTGGAGTGTACTCGAAAAACCCAAGAAAATATTCAAGAATGATATGCATCCAAATTTGTTGGTGGAGTGTGGAGGAGATCTTTTATTAGTCAAGCTGGGACATCTAGGTGCGGCAGTCAGGATATTTAGATTGGATTTCTCTGTAATGGAATGGGTTAAAGTAGAAACTTTGGGAAAGTATATGTTGTTCATCAGCGAGACTTCATGTTTGTCGTCGATCGCTCCAAATAGTAGGATGGAATACATGATGTGTTTCCCTAGAGTATATTTGAATGGAGAAGGGATTTTATTATATTCACTTGAAACAGGTAGTTATCACTCGTCTTCTTCTGCGGAGAATTCTCTTAACATATTTTACGAGACGGAGGGATGGCTTTCAAACTGCACATGGATTCAACCAAATTGGTCCAAGTGTACACAACAAGAGCTTGACTGGCTCAAGATCATAGAGTAG
- the LOC113357763 gene encoding O-fucosyltransferase 29-like isoform X1: MRSIRVAFHLNWMKVSKPKKSLSDHNIITNHKNASGGDFKKNWCCWCCCCCCSGRIQHHKNKKSITTPAQMWNNRSFICGLMLFTLGLISLFTGHVASHLDYYSNRFIKDKIRYSAPVDIWKSQSSKYYYGCSNRGLNFARAVTEGESNGYLLIATSGGLNQQRTGITDAVVVARILNATLVVPQLDHHSFWKDDSDFEEVFDVDWFISNLSKDVTTVKRIPDKVMRSMDKPPYTMRVPRKSAPEYYLDQVLPILLRRRALQLTKFDYRLSGSIDEELQKLRCRVNYNALRFTKPIEELGMKVVKKMKNMAHRFIAVHLRFEPDMLAFSGCYYGGGDKERNELGAIRKRWATLPELSPEGERKRGRCPLTPHEVGFMLRALGFKNDSYLYVASGEIYGGDETLQPLRELFPNFYTKEMLVGEDLKPFLPYSSRLAAIDYIVCDKSDVFATNNNGNMAKILAGRRRYMGHKRTIRPNAKKLSSIFMARDEMDWDTFARKVRSSQIGFLGEPEEMRPGRGEFHEFPSSCVCEKDNSKNDPVQSNYLNTSQEWREWRRRG; encoded by the exons ATGAGATCTATTAGAGTTGCATTTCATCTCAATTGGATGAAAGTTTCCAAACCCAAAAAATCATTAAGCGATCATAATATCATCACGAACCACAAAAATGCATCTGGAGGAGATTTCAAGAAGAACTGGTgttgctggtgctgttgctgttgctgcagtGGGAGAATCCAACACCATAAAAacaagaaatcaatcacaacacCGGCTCAAATGTGGAATAATCGTTCGTTCATATGTGGTTTGATGTTATTCACTCTTGGTCTTATATCTCTTTTCACTGGCCATGTTGCATCTCATCTGGACTACTATTCTAACCGCTTCATCAAG GATAAAATCCGGTATAGTGCACCGGTTGATATATGGAAATCGCAATCTTCGAAGTATTATTACGGATGTAGTAATAGAGGGTTGAATTTTGCTCGTGCTGTAACTGAGGGTGAGTCTAATGGTTACTTGCTTATTGCAACTAGTGGAGGTCTGAACCAACAAAGGACGGGGATAACTGACGCGGTTGTCGTTGCCCGGATTCTTAATGCGACATTGGTTGTGCCTCAGCTGGATCATCATTCGTTCTGGAAAGATGACAGTGATTTTGAGGAAGTGTTTGATGTCGACTGGTTTATATCTAATTTGTCGAAGGATGTCACCACTGTGAAGAGGATACCTGACAAAGTTATGAGATCAATGGATAAACCTCCGTACACGATGCGTGTTCCCAGGAAATCTGCTCCTGAATATTACCTGGATCAAGTTCTGCCAATATTGCTGAGGAGACGTGCGCTGCAGTTGACGAAGTTTGATTACAGGCTTTCTGGCAGTATTGATGAAGAGCTGCAGAAGTTGCGTTGCCGGGTGAATTATAATGCATTGAGGTTCACAAAACCTATTGAAGAACTTGGTATGAAAGtggtgaaaaaaatgaaaaatatggcTCATCGTTTTATTGCAGTGCATTTGAGGTTTGAACCTGACATGCTAGCTTTTTCTGGTTGTTATTACGGAGGAGGTGACAAGGAGAGAAATGAGCTGGGAGCAATCAGGAAGCGTTGGGCGACACTACCTGAGTTGAGCCCTGAGGGAGAGCGGAAGCGGGGAAGATGTCCTCTCACTCCTCATGAAGTGGGTTTTATGTTGAGAGCACTTGGTTTCAAAAATGATTCGTATCTTTATGTTGCGTCAGGAGAAATATATGGTGGAGACGAGACTCTGCAACCTCTTCGAGAGCTGTTCCCAAATTTTTATACAAAGGAGATGCTTGTAGGTGAAGATTTGAAACCATTTTTGCCTTACTCATCTCGCCTAGCTGCCATCGACTATATTGTCTGTGACAAGAGTGATGTATTTGCCACAAATAATAATGGGAATATGGCCAAGATACTTGCAGGTAGAAGAAGGTACATGGGGCACAAGAGAACTATCAGGCCGAATGCAAAGAAACTTAGCTCCATATTCATGGCCAGAGACGAGATGGATTGGGATACATTTGCCAGGAAAGTAAGATCAAGCCAGATAGGGTTTCTTGGGGAGCCTGAGGAGATGAGACCAGGAAGGGGTGAGTTTCATGAATTCCCATCATCGTGTGTCTGCGAAAAAGATAACAGCAAAAATGATCCTGTTCAATCCAATTATCTCAATACCTCACAAGAATGGAGAGAATGGAGGCGGCGGGGATAA
- the LOC113357763 gene encoding O-fucosyltransferase 29-like isoform X2 has translation MLQDKIRYSAPVDIWKSQSSKYYYGCSNRGLNFARAVTEGESNGYLLIATSGGLNQQRTGITDAVVVARILNATLVVPQLDHHSFWKDDSDFEEVFDVDWFISNLSKDVTTVKRIPDKVMRSMDKPPYTMRVPRKSAPEYYLDQVLPILLRRRALQLTKFDYRLSGSIDEELQKLRCRVNYNALRFTKPIEELGMKVVKKMKNMAHRFIAVHLRFEPDMLAFSGCYYGGGDKERNELGAIRKRWATLPELSPEGERKRGRCPLTPHEVGFMLRALGFKNDSYLYVASGEIYGGDETLQPLRELFPNFYTKEMLVGEDLKPFLPYSSRLAAIDYIVCDKSDVFATNNNGNMAKILAGRRRYMGHKRTIRPNAKKLSSIFMARDEMDWDTFARKVRSSQIGFLGEPEEMRPGRGEFHEFPSSCVCEKDNSKNDPVQSNYLNTSQEWREWRRRG, from the coding sequence ATGTTGCAGGATAAAATCCGGTATAGTGCACCGGTTGATATATGGAAATCGCAATCTTCGAAGTATTATTACGGATGTAGTAATAGAGGGTTGAATTTTGCTCGTGCTGTAACTGAGGGTGAGTCTAATGGTTACTTGCTTATTGCAACTAGTGGAGGTCTGAACCAACAAAGGACGGGGATAACTGACGCGGTTGTCGTTGCCCGGATTCTTAATGCGACATTGGTTGTGCCTCAGCTGGATCATCATTCGTTCTGGAAAGATGACAGTGATTTTGAGGAAGTGTTTGATGTCGACTGGTTTATATCTAATTTGTCGAAGGATGTCACCACTGTGAAGAGGATACCTGACAAAGTTATGAGATCAATGGATAAACCTCCGTACACGATGCGTGTTCCCAGGAAATCTGCTCCTGAATATTACCTGGATCAAGTTCTGCCAATATTGCTGAGGAGACGTGCGCTGCAGTTGACGAAGTTTGATTACAGGCTTTCTGGCAGTATTGATGAAGAGCTGCAGAAGTTGCGTTGCCGGGTGAATTATAATGCATTGAGGTTCACAAAACCTATTGAAGAACTTGGTATGAAAGtggtgaaaaaaatgaaaaatatggcTCATCGTTTTATTGCAGTGCATTTGAGGTTTGAACCTGACATGCTAGCTTTTTCTGGTTGTTATTACGGAGGAGGTGACAAGGAGAGAAATGAGCTGGGAGCAATCAGGAAGCGTTGGGCGACACTACCTGAGTTGAGCCCTGAGGGAGAGCGGAAGCGGGGAAGATGTCCTCTCACTCCTCATGAAGTGGGTTTTATGTTGAGAGCACTTGGTTTCAAAAATGATTCGTATCTTTATGTTGCGTCAGGAGAAATATATGGTGGAGACGAGACTCTGCAACCTCTTCGAGAGCTGTTCCCAAATTTTTATACAAAGGAGATGCTTGTAGGTGAAGATTTGAAACCATTTTTGCCTTACTCATCTCGCCTAGCTGCCATCGACTATATTGTCTGTGACAAGAGTGATGTATTTGCCACAAATAATAATGGGAATATGGCCAAGATACTTGCAGGTAGAAGAAGGTACATGGGGCACAAGAGAACTATCAGGCCGAATGCAAAGAAACTTAGCTCCATATTCATGGCCAGAGACGAGATGGATTGGGATACATTTGCCAGGAAAGTAAGATCAAGCCAGATAGGGTTTCTTGGGGAGCCTGAGGAGATGAGACCAGGAAGGGGTGAGTTTCATGAATTCCCATCATCGTGTGTCTGCGAAAAAGATAACAGCAAAAATGATCCTGTTCAATCCAATTATCTCAATACCTCACAAGAATGGAGAGAATGGAGGCGGCGGGGATAA
- the LOC113357762 gene encoding putative pentatricopeptide repeat-containing protein At3g08820 encodes MTIFNNQVSSTAFLEIENILSYRFKSFKQLKQVQARLLRFDLDQDNYLVNKILRPYLESARISHARKVFDQIHEPNIFLWNTMVRGFVSNECFREATEYYAFMRNEGMLPDNFTFPFALKACSLLGDHGFGMEIHGDVLKCGYEMDGFVMTSLIRLYAKCRCMKEAQKLFNEMPEPNVVAWTVIIAGYVESKGYNEALCMFTKMWHMGYIPDSYTMVRLISAASNLGDARNVNWIEKYVRKMGMENNVFVATSLLDMCVKCGSMEMARSVFDRLRAKDVVAWSAMIGGYSSNGLPKEAIDLFLQMQKEKMKPDSFTMVAVLSACARLGALELGEWASGFIGKEEYLLNPFLGTALIDMYAKCGSMDRAWEQFKEMKNRDSVVWNAVISGLAMTGHVKAAFGLFAQMEKLGILPDDNTFLGLLCGCTHAGLVDEGLKYFDGMSRVYSLNPRIEHYGCMVDLLGRAGLLEKANRLIEEMPMEPNAVVLGALLGGCRIHKDTQTAEHVLKKLIQLEPWNAGNYILLSNIYSSSGRWSDAANIRATMSQEGIKKVRGCSWIEVDGVVHEFLVGDKTHPFSRKIYEKLEELGKEMKAIGYTPTTEFVLFDIEEEEKEHSPGCHSEKLAIAFGLIITRPEDSIRITKNLRVCGDCHTFIKLVSKITSREIIVRDNNRFHCFKEGSCSCKDYW; translated from the coding sequence ATGACCATTTTCAACAACCAGGTTTCATCGACGGCCTTCTTAGAGATCGAAAATATTCTGTCATACAGATTCAAAAGCTTCAAACAACTGAAGCAAGTCCAAGCTCGTCTTCTTCGTTTCGATCTCGACCAAGATAATTACCTCGTAAACAAGATTTTACGTCCATATCTAGAATCTGCAAGAATTTCTCATGCTCGCAAAGTGTTTGATCAAATTCATGAACCAAATATCTTCTTATGGAATACAATGGTAAGGGGGTTCGTTTCCAATGAATGCTTTCGTGAAGCGACTGAGTACTATGCGTTTATGCGAAATGAAGGTATGTTGCCTGACAACTTTACTTTCCCGTTTGCACTTAAGGCTTGCTCATTGCTTGGAGATCATGGGTTTGGTATGGAGATACATGGTGATGTCTTGAAATGTGGGTATGAAATGGATGGGTTTGTCATGACTAGTTTGATTCGATTGTATGCGAAATGTCGATGTATGAAAGAAGCTCAGAAGCTGTTTAATGAAATGCCTGAACCGAATGTTGTTGCGTGGACTGTTATCATTGCGGGGTACGTTGAGTCTAAGGGATATAACGAGGCTTTATGTATGTTTACGAAAATGTGGCATATGGGTTATATACCGGATAGTTATACAATGGTTCGTTTGATTTCTGCTGCTTCTAATTTAGGGGATGCGAGAAACGTTAATTGGATAGAAAAATATGTAAGAAAGATGGGTATGGAGAATAATGTGTTTGTTGCTACTTCATTACTGGATATGTGTGTCAAGTGCGGAAGCATGGAGATGGCACGCAGTGTTTTTGATAGGTTGCGGGCAAAGGATGTTGTTGCTTGGAGTGCAATGATTGGTGGTTATTCATCGAATGGGCTCCCTAAAGAAGCTATTGACCTATTTTTACAAATGCAGAAGGAGAAAATGAAACCTGATAGTTTCACCATGGTTGCAGTTCTTTCTGCTTGTGCAAGATTAGGAGCTCTGGAACTAGGTGAGTGGGCAAGTGGTTTTATTGGGAAAGAAGAATATTTGCTGAATCCGTTCTTGGGTACAGCATTGATAGACATGTATGCAAAATGTGGAAGCATGGATCGAGCGTGGGAGCAGTTCAAAGAAATGAAGAACAGAGATTCTGTTGTGTGGAATGCTGTGATATCTGGACTCGCCATGACCGGACATGTGAAAGCCGCATTTGGGCTTTTTGCTCAGATGGAAAAGCTGGGAATTCTACCTGATGACAACACTTTCTTGGGACTTCTTTGTGGTTGTACCCATGCAGGTCTTGTTGATGAAGGGTTGAAGTATTTTGATGGCATGTCTCGTGTCTATTCTTTGAATCCCAGGATTGAGCATTATGGATGCATGGTTGATCTTCTGGGACGAGCTGGTTTGCTAGAGAAGGCTAATCGGTTGATTGAAGAAATGCCAATGGAGCCCAATGCGGTTGTGCTGGGGGCGCTATTGGGTGGGTGCAGGATACACAAGGATACACAAACGGCTGAACATGTATTAAAGAAGCTAATTCAGCTAGAACCTTGGAATGCAGGGAATTACATCCTCTTATCGAACATTTACTCTTCCAGTGGTAGATGGAGTGATGCTGCAAACATAAGAGCAACCATGAGCCAAGAAGGAATTAAAAAAGTACGGGGATGTAGTTGGATTGAAGTTGATGGAGTCGTTCATGAATTTCTTGTTGGGGATAAAACCCATCCATTTTCCAGAAAGATTTATGAAAAACTCGAGGAATTGGGTAAGGAGATGAAAGCAATTGGTTACACTCCTACAACTGAGTTTGTATTGTTTGATATTGAAGAGGAAGAGAAAGAACATTCCCCTGGTTGTCACAGTGAGAAACTGGCAATTGCATTTGGTCTTATAATTACGAGACCAGAAGACAGCATTCGGATAACCAAGAATCTCCGCGTTTGTGGTGATTGTCATACTTTTATTAAACTTGTTTCGAAGATTACTAGCAGGGAAATTATTGTTAGAGATAATAACAGATTCCATTGTTTCAAAGAAGGATCATGTTCTTGTAAGGATTATTGGTGA